A portion of the Candidatus Kapaibacterium sp. genome contains these proteins:
- a CDS encoding Bro-N domain-containing protein: MQLVVFKYQNTEENMLNEIKTVEINDEIWFVATDVCKALEIVNVPDAVSRLDDDEKLLSVVPIAGQEHRVTLISESGLYNLIFKSRKSSAQQFRKWITKEVIPSIRKKGYYGKIDRSQLPNFITRYKDNYHKLPANYFSVISEMFARLYIEFEKIGYQIPDRGQDGKQMMPDISVGRGFAKYLRDIESEFYDQHKTYNHTFPDGKEVDANMYHIDAIPVFIRYIHEKWIPENALNYFKYRDPLALEYLPKLLKE, encoded by the coding sequence ATGCAATTAGTAGTTTTTAAATATCAAAACACGGAAGAGAATATGCTAAATGAAATTAAAACCGTCGAGATTAACGATGAAATATGGTTTGTTGCAACAGATGTTTGCAAAGCTTTAGAAATTGTCAACGTTCCCGATGCAGTAAGCCGTCTTGATGATGACGAAAAGCTACTATCGGTAGTACCGATAGCAGGTCAAGAACACAGAGTGACACTGATTAGCGAGAGTGGGCTTTATAACTTGATATTCAAAAGTAGGAAATCATCCGCCCAACAATTCCGAAAATGGATTACAAAAGAAGTGATTCCATCTATCCGGAAAAAAGGATATTACGGCAAAATTGACAGGTCTCAGTTGCCGAATTTCATTACCAGATACAAGGACAATTACCACAAACTTCCAGCTAACTATTTTTCTGTTATCAGCGAAATGTTTGCAAGGCTCTATATTGAATTTGAAAAAATTGGTTATCAAATTCCTGATAGAGGTCAGGACGGCAAGCAAATGATGCCCGACATATCCGTTGGGCGAGGATTCGCTAAATACCTTCGTGACATAGAATCAGAATTTTACGACCAACACAAAACTTACAACCATACTTTCCCTGACGGCAAAGAAGTTGACGCCAATATGTATCATATTGATGCAATCCCTGTATTCATCAGATATATTCATGAAAAGTGGATCCCCGAAAATGCTTTAAACTATTTTAAATACAGAGACCCTTTGGCACTTGAATACTTGCCTAAATTGTTAAAAGAATAA
- a CDS encoding S24 family peptidase: MMNINKDYELVENNPTKIASVVSCPSCGDGTPFFDGTEDEYVPSDFIKSLKKPYIVKIHGDSMSPTLIKGDKLIIDVDVPVLHNDICAVLHNSAFHVKRFYRNNFSVYLKSDNEAYDPIKIAADDELHILGKAVSLMREF; the protein is encoded by the coding sequence ATGATGAACATTAACAAAGATTACGAATTAGTAGAAAATAATCCTACAAAAATTGCTTCCGTTGTCAGCTGTCCAAGCTGTGGTGATGGAACACCATTTTTTGACGGCACCGAAGACGAATATGTCCCCTCAGACTTTATAAAAAGCCTCAAAAAGCCTTATATTGTGAAAATCCATGGCGATTCCATGTCTCCAACACTCATAAAAGGAGACAAACTTATTATAGATGTAGATGTTCCTGTTTTACACAACGATATTTGCGCCGTTTTGCATAACTCTGCTTTCCATGTTAAACGATTTTACCGGAATAATTTCAGCGTGTACCTCAAAAGTGATAACGAAGCTTACGACCCCATCAAAATTGCAGCAGATGATGAGCTGCATATACTTGGAAAAGCAGTTTCACTAATGCGTGAATTTTAA